A section of the Devosia rhizoryzae genome encodes:
- a CDS encoding DUF952 domain-containing protein, whose amino-acid sequence MTDTPDLIYKIATVASFAPARLSGHYDGMPIDAADGYLHFSTAAQLAETLRLHFKGQFGLVILAVRTADLPELIWEPSRGGQMFPHLYGGPLPLSAVEWEASVDVDAEGNCTLPEAVR is encoded by the coding sequence GTGACCGACACGCCAGACCTCATCTACAAGATTGCCACAGTCGCTTCCTTCGCGCCGGCACGGCTTTCAGGCCACTATGATGGCATGCCGATCGATGCCGCCGATGGATATCTTCATTTCTCGACCGCCGCCCAGCTCGCTGAAACCCTTCGTCTCCACTTCAAGGGCCAGTTCGGCCTCGTGATCCTAGCCGTCCGCACGGCTGACCTGCCCGAGCTGATCTGGGAGCCGTCACGCGGCGGCCAGATGTTCCCGCATCTTTATGGCGGCCCGCTGCCGTTATCGGCCGTCGAGTGGGAGGCGTCCGTCGATGTCGATGCCGAAGGCAATTGCACGCTGCCAGAGGCTGTCCGGTGA